The Spiroplasma clarkii genome has a window encoding:
- a CDS encoding M60 family metallopeptidase codes for MYVGGKNEKVIVCISKFFIVFSPATVISCEISFNKSKGDSDPETPNNETETEDETQVEDEAEAEVVDETEIDDETETEVDDETEIVDETEIDEETEVDNDIEVDTDIEVETETEDKKTPEPINSNEYNYFVNYNQYLNDFNLGVNHKSYKDYQNHNKVSRLFQLSDYIPTNTFLHKDDIVKVYLNKSKTTAAEREYILKTNGIFQVGLYGQWSTSFEHVFEASTKISTIGSILVKPVEIEDNDYYVFSFSTPNPGILFHHIASTLFIEKVLVNGLENDPSRTNLIYNRDPKSGPVDTNYGAFWKKLYQKLDKFQASNYDINQQLVNDTPFIILKSEKFNLIIDSVKMFLIMQTAKNDGIFYNDNNLNSALLAMDWNYNLSNEINGLSSQGLGDYNFEYDFQKENIIFSDDGYGLFYSTSKYFAMHSSLGKELLNFNATLTSESDFYKRSQFTSSFTGKGGVGFKKSDSQTTENIVEYFSQGMWGLQHEFGHTFQVGGYKLSKWGEVTVNIGPVGITQLLYKYNLIKPIDSGFYDQVYRRLISKKLTLIS; via the coding sequence TTGTATGTCGGAGGGAAAAATGAAAAAGTTATTGTATGCATTAGCAAGTTTTTTATTGTCTTCTCTCCAGCGACAGTTATTTCTTGTGAGATTTCTTTTAATAAATCCAAAGGGGATAGTGATCCAGAAACACCAAATAATGAGACTGAAACAGAAGATGAAACTCAGGTTGAAGATGAAGCTGAAGCGGAAGTTGTTGATGAAACTGAGATTGATGACGAAACTGAAACTGAAGTTGATGATGAAACTGAGATTGTTGACGAAACTGAGATTGATGAAGAAACTGAGGTTGATAATGATATTGAAGTTGATACTGATATTGAAGTTGAGACTGAAACAGAAGATAAAAAAACTCCTGAACCAATCAATTCTAATGAATATAATTATTTTGTAAATTATAATCAATACCTGAATGATTTTAATTTAGGAGTAAATCATAAATCATATAAAGATTATCAAAATCATAATAAAGTTTCAAGATTATTTCAATTAAGTGACTACATACCAACTAATACTTTTTTACACAAAGATGATATAGTTAAGGTTTACTTAAATAAATCTAAGACTACCGCTGCAGAACGTGAATATATTTTAAAAACCAATGGAATTTTCCAAGTTGGTTTATATGGACAATGAAGCACATCTTTTGAACATGTTTTTGAAGCCTCAACCAAAATTTCAACAATTGGAAGTATTCTTGTAAAACCAGTAGAAATTGAAGACAATGACTATTATGTTTTTAGTTTTAGTACTCCAAATCCAGGAATTTTATTTCACCACATTGCTTCAACTTTATTTATTGAAAAAGTTTTAGTCAATGGTCTTGAAAATGATCCCTCACGAACTAACTTAATTTATAATCGTGATCCAAAGAGTGGACCAGTTGACACAAATTATGGTGCTTTTTGAAAAAAACTTTATCAGAAACTTGATAAATTTCAAGCCTCAAATTATGATATCAACCAGCAGTTAGTTAATGATACACCATTTATAATTTTAAAATCTGAAAAATTTAATTTAATAATTGACTCTGTAAAAATGTTTTTAATAATGCAGACAGCAAAAAATGATGGCATATTTTATAATGACAATAATTTAAATAGTGCATTATTAGCAATGGATTGAAACTACAATTTAAGCAATGAAATAAATGGTTTAAGTTCTCAGGGACTTGGAGATTACAATTTTGAGTATGATTTTCAAAAAGAAAACATAATATTTAGTGATGATGGATATGGATTATTTTATAGTACTTCTAAATACTTTGCAATGCACTCAAGTTTAGGAAAAGAGCTTTTAAACTTCAATGCTACTTTAACTTCAGAATCTGACTTTTATAAAAGAAGTCAATTTACTTCATCTTTTACTGGTAAGGGTGGTGTTGGTTTTAAAAAATCTGATTCCCAAACTACTGAAAATATTGTTGAATACTTCTCACAAGGAATGTGAGGTTTACAACATGAATTTGGGCACACTTTCCAAGTTGGGGGTTATAAACTAAGTAAATGAGGTGAAGTAACTGTTAATATTGGTCCAGTAGGTATCACTCAACTTTTATATAAATATAATTTGATAAAACCAATTGACTCAGGGTTTTATGATCAAGTTTATAGACGTTTGATATCTAAAAAATTAACCCTAATTTCATAA
- a CDS encoding ATP-binding cassette domain-containing protein, which translates to MIKKSEQSTESSTMDNDVLISLKDVNKIYGKKTVLSDINLDIKKGDRIGIIGPNGGGKSTLTEIIAGIRKPTNGSVVKQNNLIYGIQFQESKYPLGITVIDMIKYYLDTFSVAMTEGELLELMRIYQIVGFKNKYIQSLSGGQQQRVNILLALIHSPDLVIFDEVSTGLDIEVRNQIIEFIKEKVVDTDKSLILVTHTMSEIEQLCNKFIYIHNGTIREAGTVESIVKEYGSVHKYTWKKFNEEKKADLDAEFEAAKAEEKKPGKKNKFDKIISSGKNINKNIPLISLLMKYYIKGVAVPFFIFVFPILMIFMMGSIYTSGAMAGNDEQAAAFLHSLVGSYSAMSALAIGFFIIPSTILEFKTSVLMKRIGATNIKPVFFLLSVVLIGLFLVIISVLWTALWAGILFGYKFGWSVTSTPYDVGASILLFIPMICLAMSLGLTLASIFKSTTTYNAVVNVIYMPITLLSGGFAPIESIQTSPQLNAMSWANPFKYSINPFVAAWNGNYEFNTENTIYLIVTLALIAFFIVVPAFKLRWQD; encoded by the coding sequence ATGATTAAAAAATCAGAACAATCGACAGAGTCGAGTACAATGGATAATGATGTTTTAATTTCTCTAAAAGATGTCAATAAAATATACGGGAAAAAGACCGTTCTTTCTGACATTAATTTAGATATTAAAAAAGGAGACAGGATTGGAATAATTGGTCCCAATGGTGGGGGTAAATCAACTCTTACTGAAATAATTGCGGGAATAAGAAAACCTACAAATGGGAGTGTTGTTAAACAAAACAACTTAATTTATGGAATCCAATTTCAAGAATCAAAATATCCACTAGGAATAACAGTAATTGACATGATCAAATACTACTTAGATACTTTTTCAGTTGCAATGACTGAAGGGGAATTATTAGAATTAATGAGAATTTATCAAATTGTTGGATTTAAGAATAAGTATATTCAAAGTTTATCTGGGGGACAACAACAAAGAGTAAATATCTTATTAGCCTTAATTCATAGTCCAGATTTAGTTATCTTTGATGAGGTTTCAACTGGATTAGATATTGAAGTTAGAAACCAAATCATTGAATTCATTAAAGAAAAAGTAGTAGATACTGATAAATCACTAATTTTAGTTACACATACAATGAGTGAAATTGAACAACTATGTAACAAGTTTATTTATATTCACAATGGAACAATTAGAGAAGCAGGAACTGTGGAATCAATTGTTAAAGAATATGGTTCAGTACACAAATATACTTGAAAAAAATTTAATGAAGAGAAAAAAGCAGATTTAGATGCAGAATTTGAAGCAGCAAAAGCTGAAGAGAAAAAACCAGGTAAGAAAAATAAATTTGACAAAATTATTAGTTCAGGAAAAAACATTAACAAAAACATTCCTTTAATTTCATTATTAATGAAATATTATATTAAAGGTGTGGCAGTGCCATTCTTTATCTTTGTTTTCCCAATTTTAATGATATTTATGATGGGAAGCATTTACACTTCTGGAGCAATGGCTGGTAATGATGAACAAGCTGCTGCATTCTTGCATTCACTTGTGGGATCATATTCTGCAATGTCAGCATTAGCAATTGGATTTTTCATTATTCCATCAACTATCTTGGAATTTAAAACAAGTGTTTTAATGAAAAGAATTGGTGCTACAAACATTAAACCAGTTTTCTTCTTACTTTCAGTAGTTTTAATAGGTTTATTTTTAGTAATCATATCAGTTTTATGAACAGCATTATGAGCTGGAATCCTTTTTGGTTATAAATTTGGCTGAAGTGTAACTTCAACACCATATGATGTTGGGGCTTCAATCCTATTATTTATTCCAATGATTTGTCTAGCAATGTCTTTAGGTTTAACTTTGGCATCAATTTTTAAATCAACAACAACATACAATGCCGTAGTTAATGTAATTTATATGCCAATTACTTTACTAAGTGGGGGATTTGCACCAATTGAATCAATTCAAACCTCTCCACAACTTAATGCTATGTCATGAGCAAATCCATTTAAATATTCAATCAATCCTTTTGTGGCTGCTTGAAATGGAAATTATGAATTTAATACTGAAAATACAATTTATCTAATTGTTACATTAGCTTTAATTGCGTTCTTTATTGTAGTTCCAGCATTTAAGTTAAGATGACAAGACTAA
- a CDS encoding ABC transporter ATP-binding protein translates to MKRENTEINEANSSGTHEKDIKFKKKSKNATFFAIIGHYLKRHPMTAFWIVFLTALSATAAVFGPKIIQNIMANLMAPLSIKQIFLALDLQGKTSLSVTEINQILSDTSSGFYYIGSDVTFTNTTDLINQLSSDSKQFATNLFGLKLTWMHWIYLQLGLFGLTAVSTFLSNYVAGIMGKDIEIELRNKSLEKLVKQDMSYYSDKKIGEILTKIVSDTQIIGDQAQQVPIAMMSAFFTFFGSLGMMFTIDVNLTLVVLVLMVVILVVIFGSFGIMRKLAFKVRKSITEINGDVTDRIATVRLIKASGTESYETERFIEIHKDYYKKSVKMITAQSIIITLLVAGISSIQMVIVIAGALIYNDDPSFLAVTLSSFISGVGTMVSPIMQLTRVVGGLVQASTSAARVDEVIKAKPRFDSHYGPNEGIEINDISGDIKFENVEFRYPEKPEKLILPKFDFVFKKGKSYAFVGETGAGKSTVAKLLLRFYDPSQGRVLINGTTDLKDIHLSSYLDKVGYVEQEPQILYGNVLDNIKYGRFDATDEEAIAAAKKAELDNLVLSWPDGYQTILGERGFMLSGGQKQRLVIARMILKDPQLLILDEATSALDNIVEAEIQAELDKLMKGRTSVTIAHRLSTIKNCDQIIVLARDEGIAQVGTFDELRHQTGHFKRLYEAGLME, encoded by the coding sequence ATGAAAAGAGAAAACACTGAGATAAATGAAGCAAATTCCTCAGGTACTCATGAAAAAGATATTAAATTTAAGAAAAAAAGCAAAAATGCAACTTTTTTTGCAATAATTGGTCACTATCTAAAAAGACATCCAATGACTGCATTTTGAATAGTTTTTTTAACAGCACTTTCTGCAACTGCTGCAGTATTTGGACCAAAAATTATTCAAAATATTATGGCAAATTTAATGGCACCACTTTCTATCAAGCAAATCTTTTTAGCACTAGATTTACAAGGGAAAACTAGTTTATCAGTGACTGAAATTAATCAAATCCTGTCTGATACTAGTAGTGGATTTTATTACATTGGATCAGATGTTACTTTTACTAATACTACAGATTTAATAAATCAGTTATCAAGTGATTCAAAACAATTTGCAACCAATCTATTTGGTTTAAAATTAACTTGAATGCACTGAATTTATTTACAACTTGGCCTATTTGGTTTAACTGCAGTAAGTACATTTTTATCAAATTATGTTGCTGGAATCATGGGGAAAGATATTGAAATTGAGTTAAGAAATAAATCACTTGAAAAATTAGTTAAACAAGATATGAGTTACTATTCTGATAAAAAAATTGGAGAAATCTTAACTAAAATTGTTTCAGATACTCAAATTATTGGAGATCAAGCTCAACAAGTTCCAATTGCAATGATGTCAGCCTTCTTTACCTTCTTTGGTTCATTAGGAATGATGTTTACAATTGATGTCAACTTAACTTTAGTAGTTCTAGTCTTAATGGTGGTAATTCTGGTAGTAATCTTTGGTTCATTTGGAATTATGAGAAAACTTGCCTTTAAAGTTAGAAAATCAATCACTGAAATCAATGGAGATGTCACTGATAGAATTGCTACTGTTCGTTTAATTAAAGCTAGTGGAACAGAAAGTTATGAAACAGAGCGTTTTATAGAAATTCATAAAGACTATTATAAAAAATCTGTAAAAATGATTACAGCCCAATCAATTATCATTACATTATTGGTGGCAGGAATTTCCTCAATTCAAATGGTAATTGTGATTGCTGGAGCCTTAATTTACAATGATGACCCATCATTTTTAGCAGTAACTTTATCATCATTTATTAGTGGTGTGGGAACAATGGTCAGTCCAATTATGCAACTTACTAGAGTTGTTGGGGGATTAGTTCAAGCTTCAACTTCAGCTGCTAGAGTTGATGAAGTTATTAAAGCAAAACCTAGATTTGATTCACATTATGGACCAAATGAAGGAATTGAAATTAATGATATTAGTGGGGACATTAAGTTTGAAAATGTTGAATTTAGATATCCAGAAAAACCTGAAAAACTAATTTTACCAAAATTTGATTTTGTCTTCAAAAAAGGAAAAAGTTATGCTTTTGTTGGTGAAACTGGGGCTGGAAAATCAACAGTAGCTAAATTGCTATTAAGATTTTATGATCCAAGTCAAGGTCGAGTTTTAATTAATGGTACCACAGACTTAAAAGATATTCACCTATCAAGTTACTTAGATAAAGTGGGCTATGTTGAACAAGAACCTCAAATTTTATATGGAAATGTTTTAGATAACATTAAGTATGGTAGATTTGATGCAACTGATGAAGAAGCAATTGCAGCTGCTAAAAAAGCTGAATTGGATAACTTAGTTTTATCTTGACCAGATGGTTATCAAACCATTCTTGGAGAACGTGGTTTTATGTTAAGTGGAGGGCAAAAACAAAGACTTGTCATTGCTCGAATGATCTTAAAAGATCCTCAACTCTTAATTCTTGATGAGGCCACTAGTGCTCTTGACAACATTGTGGAAGCAGAAATCCAAGCAGAACTTGATAAACTTATGAAAGGACGTACATCAGTGACTATTGCTCACCGTTTAAGCACTATTAAAAACTGTGATCAAATTATAGTTTTAGCAAGAGATGAAGGAATAGCACAAGTTGGTACTTTTGATGAATTAAGACACCAAACAGGTCATTTCAAACGTTTGTATGAAGCTGGATTAATGGAATAA
- a CDS encoding DDE-type integrase/transposase/recombinase: MKRNYRGKRQMKTNKHIQDIIREAALSRDKAAKRELLIKSGGSRSWFYDAIKKYKEIGEAFFIHKNKNNKHAQKRTHMQALEISRIFRDEYLNCNFRDFMRYLKADKRYDYQWVSYSYIYNILRSKNHCSKLAHKKTIKLLAKEEELKNRPQSLLVPSSATERAKENIHIARPRTQRRGHVVEADATFWRFSDEEIWALHGYIDEASGEVLGLYFDHQETTEGYFNALKPVLKNYGTFEVLRTDKRRTFWSEKKESSPEDSRIQFAFVAKNLGIDIQSSISPQFKPRIERLWKTIKGTITTFMEQNKVTNINEANLVLPKFVEYLNNHVVTLQKDFTTNSFKKFEGDLNIILGHKSIRVVARDLTVTYEKKKYFICNFTTPLNIPRREIMIIQCCDGNLIASLGDNYYSMIEFDNEMLYKSKVVLENEGVKPEDMPQKIKNNSVWAQSNFIFFKKKYSSWYKKHSY, encoded by the coding sequence ATGAAAAGAAATTATAGAGGTAAAAGACAAATGAAAACCAACAAACATATACAAGATATTATTAGGGAGGCTGCTTTATCCAGGGATAAAGCAGCCAAAAGAGAACTTTTGATAAAAAGTGGTGGTAGTAGATCATGGTTTTATGATGCCATTAAAAAATACAAAGAAATTGGTGAGGCCTTCTTTATCCACAAAAATAAAAACAATAAGCATGCTCAAAAGCGAACCCATATGCAAGCACTAGAGATTAGCAGGATTTTTAGGGATGAGTACTTAAACTGTAATTTTAGGGATTTTATGCGCTATTTAAAAGCAGATAAAAGATATGACTATCAGTGGGTGAGTTATTCATATATTTACAATATTTTAAGATCTAAAAATCATTGCTCAAAACTGGCACATAAAAAAACTATCAAATTGTTAGCAAAAGAAGAAGAGTTGAAAAATAGACCTCAAAGTCTACTGGTTCCCTCCTCAGCTACAGAAAGAGCAAAAGAAAATATCCATATTGCAAGGCCAAGAACCCAAAGGCGTGGTCATGTTGTTGAAGCTGATGCTACATTTTGAAGATTCAGTGATGAGGAGATTTGGGCATTGCATGGTTATATTGATGAGGCAAGTGGAGAGGTTTTAGGATTATATTTTGATCATCAAGAAACTACTGAAGGTTATTTCAATGCTTTGAAACCGGTCTTAAAAAATTATGGGACTTTTGAAGTGCTAAGAACTGACAAACGCAGAACTTTTTGGAGTGAAAAAAAAGAATCTTCGCCCGAAGATTCTCGAATTCAGTTTGCATTTGTAGCTAAAAACTTAGGTATTGACATCCAATCATCAATTTCACCACAATTCAAACCAAGGATTGAAAGGCTCTGAAAAACCATTAAAGGTACAATCACTACCTTTATGGAACAAAATAAAGTCACAAATATTAATGAGGCCAATCTAGTCTTACCAAAATTTGTTGAGTATTTAAATAATCATGTTGTAACCCTTCAAAAAGATTTTACTACAAATTCATTCAAAAAATTTGAGGGAGATCTAAATATTATTTTGGGACACAAATCAATTAGAGTGGTTGCAAGAGATCTAACTGTTACCTATGAAAAGAAAAAGTACTTTATATGCAATTTCACAACACCATTAAATATACCTAGACGAGAGATTATGATAATTCAATGTTGTGATGGTAACCTTATCGCATCACTTGGTGATAACTATTATAGTATGATTGAATTTGATAATGAAATGCTCTACAAATCAAAAGTTGTTCTTGAAAATGAAGGAGTGAAACCTGAAGATATGCCACAAAAAATTAAAAACAACTCTGTCTGAGCTCAATCAAACTTTATCTTTTTTAAGAAAAAATACTCAAGTTGATATAAAAAGCACTCCTATTAA
- a CDS encoding M60 family metallopeptidase: MKKLLYALSSFFIFVSPTLAVACGGLSFNHPGVDKETELPDEDDEDEIPAPEISAEYQHFVDYNKYLNDFNLGADFKAYEKYQNHNKISRGFQLSNYIPTSTFLHKNDEVKVYLNKSKTTSADLDFIKNNKGVFHVGMYGRWTTSFDHILKSTRLQETEDISIDSVETQSNAYVLSFSVSKHGILFHHIASTLFIEKVLVNGIEKDPSRTNLIYNRDPKSGPVDTNYGNFWNKLYEKLDTFRASGYDVTKQLTKDTPIIVLKSEKFNLVIDTVKMFLIMETAKNDGILYNDNNLNSALLAMDWNYNLSNEINGLSSKGLGDYNFEYDFQKENIMFSDHGPGLFYSTSKYFAMHSSLGDAFMDFEARLTNRKTFYKESQFTSSFTGKGGVGFKKPDAQATENIVEYFSQGMWGLQHEFGHTFQVGGYKLGKWGEVTVNIGPVGITQLLYKYNLVKPVSDGFYDQIYERSGFKNANPNFISSGIRQNALYENSQNGINYDASDATKFEDANGVELIFITQLMYGLGSGFIPALNNYYRHHKVALNAKTAELKAHYTTIADQYSEKFNPEYHAKLDILIDAITRITRTNLNTFFKKWGLEVPQETRELAQSYGRDLGTDLFKVILDKNFSGINNSKQKWFDNMSGGFLIEGIAEKLKQFSEWGIIGDKPVSMKLATDKVVEPVKASTDIDVNLVYQNAENPNIYYASQNFLDSQDYSKDFPHYLKIRGVAAGNTSNGYSVHLWVNSEAQKVNIQAFSSWIGRADNIFAIVSLFDEKHQLVKKLEIESKKVGQIEGLIHWDFNKNYTLQVEFKDDDFKLDEPNGDGSKIFNHENKRFEPISNVIPGKIWEVTL, encoded by the coding sequence ATGAAAAAGTTGTTATATGCACTTTCAAGCTTTTTTATCTTTGTTTCCCCAACTTTGGCTGTGGCATGTGGTGGTCTTTCTTTTAATCACCCTGGTGTTGACAAAGAAACTGAATTGCCTGATGAAGATGATGAAGATGAAATCCCAGCTCCAGAGATTTCTGCTGAATATCAACATTTTGTAGATTATAATAAGTACTTAAATGATTTTAATTTAGGAGCTGACTTTAAAGCATATGAAAAGTATCAAAACCATAACAAAATCTCAAGGGGTTTTCAATTAAGCAATTACATCCCAACAAGTACTTTTTTACACAAAAATGATGAGGTTAAAGTTTATTTAAATAAATCTAAAACCACAAGTGCTGATTTAGATTTTATTAAAAACAACAAAGGTGTTTTTCATGTTGGAATGTATGGAAGATGAACTACATCATTTGACCATATTTTAAAATCAACAAGATTGCAAGAAACTGAAGATATTAGCATAGATTCAGTTGAAACTCAAAGCAATGCTTATGTGCTAAGTTTTAGTGTTTCAAAACACGGAATTCTATTTCACCACATTGCTTCAACTTTATTTATTGAAAAAGTTTTAGTCAATGGTATTGAAAAGGATCCCTCAAGAACTAACTTAATTTATAATCGTGACCCAAAGAGTGGACCAGTTGACACAAATTATGGTAATTTTTGAAACAAACTTTATGAGAAACTTGATACATTTAGAGCCTCAGGTTATGATGTTACCAAACAGTTGACAAAAGACACTCCAATTATAGTTTTAAAATCTGAGAAATTTAACTTAGTAATTGACACTGTGAAAATGTTTTTAATAATGGAAACAGCAAAAAATGATGGCATACTTTATAATGACAATAATTTAAATAGTGCATTATTGGCAATGGATTGAAACTACAATTTAAGCAATGAGATAAATGGTTTAAGTTCAAAAGGACTTGGAGATTACAATTTTGAGTATGATTTTCAAAAAGAAAACATAATGTTTAGTGATCATGGACCAGGACTATTTTATAGTACTTCAAAATACTTTGCGATGCATTCATCATTGGGTGATGCTTTTATGGATTTTGAGGCTAGACTAACTAACAGAAAAACTTTTTATAAAGAAAGCCAATTTACTTCATCTTTTACTGGTAAGGGTGGTGTTGGTTTTAAAAAACCCGATGCCCAAGCCACTGAAAATATTGTTGAATACTTCTCACAAGGAATGTGAGGTTTACAACATGAATTTGGACATACCTTCCAAGTTGGGGGTTATAAACTAGGTAAATGAGGTGAAGTAACTGTTAATATTGGTCCAGTAGGAATTACGCAACTTTTATATAAATATAATCTAGTAAAACCAGTTAGTGATGGTTTTTATGATCAAATTTATGAACGTTCAGGGTTTAAAAATGCAAATCCAAACTTTATTAGTAGTGGAATTAGACAAAATGCCTTGTATGAAAATTCACAAAATGGAATTAACTATGATGCAAGTGATGCAACAAAATTTGAGGATGCAAATGGTGTTGAGTTAATCTTCATAACTCAGTTAATGTATGGTCTGGGAAGTGGTTTTATTCCTGCATTGAACAATTACTATCGTCATCATAAAGTAGCACTTAATGCAAAAACTGCAGAACTTAAAGCACATTACACCACAATCGCAGATCAATATTCAGAAAAATTTAACCCTGAGTACCATGCCAAATTAGATATATTAATTGATGCAATTACTCGAATTACAAGAACTAATCTAAACACTTTCTTTAAAAAGTGAGGGTTAGAAGTCCCACAGGAAACTAGGGAGTTGGCCCAATCATATGGTAGAGACCTAGGAACAGATTTATTTAAAGTTATTTTAGATAAAAACTTTTCAGGGATTAATAATAGCAAACAAAAGTGATTTGACAATATGAGTGGGGGATTTTTGATTGAAGGCATAGCTGAAAAACTTAAACAATTTTCAGAGTGAGGAATAATTGGAGATAAACCAGTTTCTATGAAATTAGCAACTGACAAAGTTGTTGAACCAGTTAAAGCAAGCACTGACATTGATGTGAATTTAGTTTACCAAAATGCAGAAAACCCTAACATTTATTATGCCTCTCAAAATTTTTTAGATAGTCAAGATTATTCTAAAGATTTTCCTCATTACTTGAAAATTAGGGGAGTTGCTGCTGGGAACACTTCAAATGGTTATAGTGTTCATTTATGAGTAAATAGTGAGGCACAAAAAGTTAATATTCAAGCCTTTTCAAGTTGGATTGGCAGAGCTGATAATATTTTTGCTATTGTTAGTCTTTTTGATGAAAAGCACCAGCTAGTAAAAAAACTTGAAATAGAATCAAAGAAAGTCGGACAAATTGAGGGTTTAATTCACTGAGACTTTAATAAAAACTATACACTTCAAGTTGAGTTTAAAGATGATGATTTTAAACTTGATGAGCCAAATGGAGATGGTTCGAAAATTTTTAATCACGAAAATAAAAGATTTGAACCAATTTCTAATGTAATTCCAGGAAAAATTTGAGAAGTTACGCTTTAA
- a CDS encoding phosphoglycerate kinase: protein MKKTLNDVQVSDKKVLVRVDFNVPIKDGLITDDNRIKAAVPTIKHLVENGAKVILSSHLSRIKEEADKAKKSLAPVAKRLEKVLGQPVKFVPETRGAVLEKAINEMKPKEIILFENTRFEDVKDGEVVKFESKNNPELGKYWAGLGDIFVNDAFGTAHRAHASNVGIASNIAESCVGFLVQKELEMLAKGVDNPEHPFIAIIGGAKVSDKIGVIDNLLTKADKIIIGGGMAYTFFKAQGHKIGKSLCEEDKVELAKEYLQKANGKIILPVDSANATEFKDVTPVYSGVDLDDDVMGLDIGPKSIELFKETLKGAKTVAWNGPMGVFEFENFKKGTVGVCEAIANLGNAFTLIGGGDSAAAAIQLGFADKFTHISTGGGASLEFMEGKVLPGVEAIQNK from the coding sequence ATGAAAAAAACATTAAATGATGTACAAGTATCTGATAAAAAAGTTTTAGTTAGAGTAGACTTCAATGTCCCAATTAAGGACGGGCTAATTACAGATGATAACCGTATTAAGGCTGCAGTGCCAACAATTAAACATTTAGTTGAAAATGGTGCCAAAGTTATTTTATCTTCACATCTAAGTCGAATTAAAGAGGAAGCTGATAAAGCTAAGAAATCATTAGCACCAGTTGCCAAAAGACTTGAAAAAGTACTAGGACAACCTGTTAAATTTGTTCCTGAAACAAGAGGAGCAGTTTTAGAAAAAGCAATTAACGAAATGAAACCAAAAGAAATTATTCTTTTTGAAAATACTAGATTTGAAGATGTTAAAGATGGTGAAGTTGTTAAATTTGAATCAAAAAATAACCCAGAGTTAGGTAAATATTGAGCAGGATTAGGTGACATTTTTGTAAATGATGCCTTTGGGACAGCTCACAGAGCTCATGCTTCAAATGTGGGGATTGCCTCAAACATTGCTGAAAGTTGTGTAGGATTTTTAGTTCAAAAAGAATTAGAAATGTTAGCAAAAGGTGTGGATAATCCAGAACATCCATTTATAGCAATTATTGGTGGAGCAAAAGTTTCTGACAAAATTGGAGTGATTGATAACCTTCTAACCAAAGCTGATAAAATTATTATTGGTGGAGGAATGGCTTATACATTCTTTAAAGCACAAGGTCATAAAATTGGTAAATCTTTATGTGAAGAAGATAAAGTTGAACTTGCCAAAGAATACTTACAAAAAGCAAATGGGAAAATCATTTTGCCAGTTGACTCAGCAAATGCCACTGAATTTAAAGATGTAACTCCAGTTTATTCAGGTGTTGATCTTGATGATGATGTTATGGGACTAGATATTGGTCCAAAATCAATTGAATTATTCAAAGAAACATTAAAAGGTGCAAAAACAGTGGCTTGAAATGGACCCATGGGAGTTTTTGAATTTGAAAATTTCAAAAAAGGAACTGTTGGAGTTTGTGAAGCAATTGCTAACCTTGGCAATGCCTTTACATTAATTGGTGGGGGAGACTCAGCTGCTGCAGCAATTCAATTAGGATTTGCAGATAAATTTACTCATATCTCAACTGGTGGAGGAGCTTCACTTGAGTTTATGGAAGGTAAAGTACTGCCTGGAGTTGAAGCAATTCAAAACAAATAG